The Pongo abelii isolate AG06213 chromosome 3, NHGRI_mPonAbe1-v2.0_pri, whole genome shotgun sequence DNA window cactgcaacctcccaggctcaagtgatcctccctcctcagccccccaagtagctgggaccacaggcatgcaccatcatgcccagctaacttttgtatattttgtagagacagggttttgtcatgttgcccaggctgttttgaaactcctgagctcaactgatccacctgacttggcctcccaaagttctggaattacaggcatgagccactgcacccggccttatttcttctttttaattatatatatattttttcttatttttttgagacagggtcttgctttgtcacccaggttagagtgcagttgcataatcacaactcactgcagcttcaaccttctgggctcaagcaatcctcccacctcagcctgctgagtagctaggaccacaggcatgtgccattacatttggctaatttttttatttttactttttgtagagacaaggtcttgctatgttgctcaggctggtcttgaactcctgggctcaagccgtcctcctgccttggtctctcaaagtgctgggattacatccatgagctaccacacctggcctggttttatttcttgatttttcaattttattccacttctcTATATGGCTAATCTTACTCAAGTACACACTATGTCGATTACTATATAGCTTGGCACTAAGTTTTGAACTGGGTAGTGTGaattctccaactttgttttacttttgcaaatttgTTTTGGCTATTATGGGTCCCTTgcttttccatatgaattttaagaccAGCTTGTCCATTTTTGCTAAAAAGGTGGTTacaattttgatagggattacactgaatctgtagatcaacttGACGCGTGTTGTTACCTTAATAATATGAAGTTTTGCAATTgtgaacacaggatatctttatatttacttaggtcttctttaatttgttTCAACTATGTGCTCTTTGGAAAGTATCACACCAACAACATGAAGAGTCCAGCTCTTAAGACTGGCCAGGAGGAAAAGTGGGTGCTCCCTTCCTTCACTAGCACTTTGGCAAGGTAGTTTAGGGAGAGAAAGGGTTATGACATCTCTGTGAAACTTCCCAGAAACTTAACGTCACCACTGAGATCTACTTCTAAGTATGCATGTTTGACTCAGTTGCCACAATGCAGTATTATTGAGCCCATGTAAACGATGGAATGCCAGCAGGCAACTACTGATCTAATTAATGtctccatcttagaaaaagacAAGGTTTCCTAAAGTATTTCATGACAGTAGCATCTAAACTCAGAGCTTTAATAAAACacaaatcaggctgggcacggtggatcacgcctgtaatcccagcactttgggaggccgaggcgggcggatcaccaggtcaggagatcgagaccatcctagctaacacggtgaaaccccgtctctattaaaaatacaaaaaaattagccaggcgtagtggcgggcacccgtagtcccagctactcaggaggctgaggcaggagaatgacgtgaacccagggggcggagcttgcagtgagtcgagatcgcgccactgcactccagcctgggcgacagagcaagactccgtctcaaaaaaaaattaataactaaaataaataaataaataaataaaataaaacacaaaccaAATCGTTTAGGTCTGTTCCTCAGCCCTCAAATGTGTCTTAAAAACTATGACGACCAAGGTTTTTAAGCAAAGCTCCGATCCTGGCAAGGGCTCTCCCAGGGCATTATTTTCCTTTGATATCCATAAAGGACCCTGATCTTACCTGCAGCAATGCAATGCCTATGAAAATACCAGCAACGATGGTTAAATTGTCCTGCAACCACTTCTCAAACTGGGGCACACAGCCTTTTGTGTAGATTACAATCTGCTGGTCAACTTCCTTCACAAGGGAAGAGGAGAGCACATTGTCACAGATAGAGCACCAGGCACAGGCCAAAGCTCCTCCAACACCCTTTGTGCTAAGCAACAACATGTTGTTGCTTAGCACAGTAACAACAACACTTACTGGTTTTTGCCTGGCATCATAGCCACACTGAGTGTTGATGACATCTTCCTggtgaagaaaggaaagagaaaagtgaaatttACTCAGACAGAAAGCCCACCTAGAAATGAGCAGACGACTTCTGTTATACATTAGTAACAAAATGTGTATCTGGGCACAAAGACTGCAGCACTGCGTTAAACACTTTATATACATGATCCCATGTCATTACTGTGACAATCTTCAGAAGTAGGTATTAAAATATgccctattttacaaataaggaaaactAAGGCTTGGGGAATATCAGAAAAGACAGCAAGTCTATCACACAGGAGGCTCAAGATTCAAAGTGGTGCCAACCTCAAGAAGCTTATGGGATTTAGGGAAATGGAGACACAGATAAAAAACATAAAGGGCACAGTAAATCTTCATGTATGCTCTTTTGGATGGACTGCTACTTTTTAATCTATGTACTTCTGTTACTTAAATTGTTTTTCAATGagcttttaataattaaaaaacaaaacaatgcccCGACCACATAATCACACGGACAACCTGATGTCTCACAGGGTCTGATCAGAAACATGGTTCCACTTGTTTGGGTTGTTTATTTTCCTCCTCTGTGGGGTGTGGGGCAGATTTTATTAGCTTAGGGCGCAAGGAATGAGCTAGCTCTGCCCAGAGGATCTGTAGGTGAAAGGGGAAGCATTAATGCTTCTTGAGAATACAGAATTCTAACAAGGGAGTGTTAATGTGGGACAGGAACTGGCGACAGGAGGCGCACTGTGTGGCACCCGCTGGCCAGTGCAAGGCCACCAGGATGAGCCCCTCAAGCTCTGAGTGGGCACTCTGCTGCCATGTGGCTCTCctcagaaggcagaggaggtTTGAGCTGGTGGGAAGGGCAGCTGGCGGGGCAGCACAGTCCTTACTTTGTCTCCTCTTTCAGACCAAGAGAAACAGCTGAGGTGGTCCCCTGGGGGCAGCCCACAGGGAAGTTCTGCTTTTCCACTCCAAGACCATAGCTCCTTTTAAGAGCCCCACAGCCTCCATCATAAGAAGGAGCATCCCCACTGAGCTCATCAGCACCCACTCGACTCTGCTTCTGGGGGGTAAGGGCGAGCCTTGGGGAGTACATCTGGAGACTGCAGGGCCAGAGAACAGTTGAGGAATCCCAGAAGGGCTCTGCAGCTAGGAGCACACAGAGATGCATGGAGTAACCTCTCATGTTTGTCATTCTAACACTAGagagttacctttttttttttttttttttttttgagaaatgtggaaatgtggtctcactctgtcaccaggatggagggcagtggcatgatcatggctcactgcagccttaaactcctgggctgaagtgatcctcctatttcagcctccagagtagatgggaccacaggcgtgtgccaccacacatggctaatttttaaatttttttatagagatggggtctcactatgttgctcaggctggtctttaactcctgggctcaagggatcctcccacctcagcctgccacagtgctgggattacaggtatgaactacTATGCCTGGCTTAAGAACTGCATTTTAAGTCATTCTATATACCAGGCACGATTTGACCCAAAATATAATCAAACCTGTGGCAAAGGTGAGTGATTTAcaaatagattttatattttattcttttttataataaaatgcaaactGCATGACTATAGTCATGATGACATTCAGGAGTCCGGGCAGCTGTGGTCTTCCTACACAGCAGTCCAGCCCTAACTTGTCTCGAACTCTCCTCCTACTCCTAATAGTTCCCCTAGAACTAAGCCAAAAAGAAAAGGGCTACAAACACAAACCAATGCAGAGAGCTCTCATATAAGCCTGCCCTTCTCATAAAGAAAGGCTAACAGATGATACAGGCAGGTTGCCTGGGtctcatattccactccattgcctgcTAGCAGTGCAagcttgggaaagtcacttataCCTCATGTGCCTTGATTTCTTCCCCTGAAAAGGGAGGGTAATGGTGGTAACTGCCAGTAGGAATGTGCCCAACTTAAATGAGCCAACACACATAAAGGCTTAGAATAGGAACCAGCACACACTGCTAAATTAATGCCAGCAATTATTACTCCTACTAGGAAGATTTGAGCACTATAACCCCCTACAGGAGGTACAAATAGGAGTAACCAGGTAAGAAGAGGTTTCAACCAAAAAATCACTCTGCTTGTCCCATGCACACTCTCAGCATGATGCACAGAGTAGGCCAATAGTTCGCTGGCATTCACTTACTGCGGGATCTTTAGTGCAGCAGGAGAATGGAACGCCACATCGCTCTCGACTTGCATTGGAATCTGTGCAATTGAAGTAAATATTTAGGTTCCAATCGTCAGCTCCAAAAGCCCCACAGCACTGCCACTAGAGCAAACAGGAAAGAATTAGAACATCCCAACTTGGAGGCAAGCAGGTGCCTACACTCACACCCGCCGAACGACACCCAGCTTCTGCCAGCTCTGACCTTCCTTTCTGTCCCAGACTTTATTTTTAAGCCAAACTGAACCTACATGGCCCATATAAAATCTTCCAAATTAATTAGGGCTGAAGGTTTGTAGGGATGTGTTGGCACTTGATTTAAACAACTGATGAGACCTGTGGTGTTAGGTGGAAGAAGGGCAGAGCAGCTGTACAACAGGGCTCAGTTAGAACAAGATCTGTTTCACTTGGGCATGTCattccagaaagagaaataagaacattCTAGAAGGGTAAATAAGACACTAACAACAGTGGTAGTGACTGAAGGAGGCAACTGGGGTTATCGGTGGGCTACCTATAGGCTTACTTTTTCAAAGTTTTGATCTCTACATTCCAAtagttttttaaagataagtTTTGTTTTATGGAGCGCAGGGAGACCCCCCAAAACTACTGCTacggaataaaagatgaaatgctcctgattattgtaaatacaaaactgcatgcaggattgtgtaaagacaatgccaggttggactgccagaatgagccaacagtGTGTtatgtgcttccccctgcagagagcctatgaatggacgTGCTGTCAGgcaggtttcacatcaccaagattcctatcccaaaaaagcagatgttcatagctctgggaatagAATGCAACCCTTGTGGACAGCCTATAAACAGACACATGAGGGGCAcctgtccatatggataagaCAGGGCTATAAATGCCCTCCTCTTGCCacggctcttctaggcctctttagggttaaggcatactcccttctgagaatttttGGTCTAACCGGTTGTCTAGCTTCACGTCCCATttctatggattgtttgtaaccggCTTTTGCTGCAcctgttactgctgattaatatcgtgctaatcataggttatggaaagactgtgtttctgttttaaggctctgttagaaattactgatgcacacactatattgtaaattcttatcccTGTATACCGTACTTCTGCAtacagatgttatgttaaagaattacttcatacCCATGTGcccatctcacctcataatcaaatgatCCTAAATCTCTCACTAACCTACCCtcgccctcactaaacttaataataaatcctggtatatccagtgcattgttgGCACTGCAGAACCAGAAGGCGgtgacccccctggacccagctttcactatcttgtgtgtgtctattatttctcaacctgCCGATCCGCCTGGGAACAGAGACAGCCCTGTTGCATtgcaggctgctggccagatcctgcAATAATGGAGGTATAACTGACATAAAataaattgcatattttaaagtatacaatttgataaattttgacatCTGTATACGTCACAAAAACATCATCACAATCAATGGCTATATAGTTGATATATCCATTACCACCAAAAATTTTAGAGGTTAACTTTTCATCATATTTGTTTCTACTCTGAGTTTGTTTAAAAACAAGTGCatgtgttttacattttcaactttaaaaagtcTGTCttccaattaaaatatattaaaacaagcAGTTAAATTCAGTGGGTCTTAAATGGGGCCTGAGTCAAAGGCTACTACACAAGCCCCTTCCTCACTTCCCTGGGATGCACTTTCTCTACTTCTCTGAGTTAAATAAATATCAAGCCTCAACCATTTGAAGACTTTCTGGACCAATAGCTACTTCTAAACATTACATTCCGTGAtgcaaaaagaaaatcacatgaaACTGTAGTATTTCCGTATAAAGCACACAGCATCCAAAGACAACATGGTCCTTCCAGGGCTTGGGTCGTGCATTTCGAGGTGTGTCCACAAAGCTCCATCAATGTGTCATGCAAACCAGTCAGGAATGATGCCAGGAAAGGGATTATTAGGGAGCCTGCACCCATTAGGACCTAATAAAACAGTGAAGTTGGCTGAGGACATGAATCAGGGCTTAATTTCCCACTTAAGGTACAGCTTACTCCAGGACGAAATGCTGCTGCCACTGAACAAAACCACATAACCCGGCTCAGTCCTGAGTGCCTAAGGAAGGGGATGGCCTCCCTCATAAAGAGTGTCGACATGGCTGGTGCCTCCCTTCATTACAGGCAGAAAACTATCCAACCCCAAGAAGGCTACCGTTCACTgtgcttctgcttgccctccgGTCCTACCATATACATGAATGCCACAGACACCGCTGTCCAAGTCCAGGCTCAGCCTACCCGACTTTTCAGTGCAGGTATATAAAGACCTGCAAGTTGGTAGGACCCTAACACCTTAGCCTAATATAAAAACATGTATGTCTCATTAGTGTCATAATATCCCTGTGAGTTAGACAGTAgctagttttattttcattttgctattGGGGAAATAGGTCAGGGTCCTGTGAGCCCAGGGTCCCTTATCAGATTTTGGCACTAGACCTGTGTCTTTTGGTCCCTCGCATTCTGAGTGAAACGGGACATCTGCTGCTTCGCTGGCACTGAAAGAGCCATTTCACAGGCATGCTCAGAGACCGGAGGGAGTGGCCTGGACTCCAATGCTCAGGGATCGGAGGGAGTGGCCCGGATTCCACCGCACAGATTCTTCACTTGTTAGAAGCCACTAGGACTTAGGAGTTTCTAAGCTTTTGCTTTTAACTACATGTGCAATAATAATATTTGGATAGGCACATTTTAGGAACTTTGTGGCAAATTATTCTGTTGGTAAGTAGATTATTATGAGCTGTGAAATATCAAGGATTACCAAAAAAGGGGGCAAGGGATAAGAAAGAATCCATATTTAATAACCAAAGAAAACTTTAAACCTGGAGCAAAACAATGTTCCTCAAATGCAAATAGGAAAGGACAGCCATGATTATAACGTTTTGCTcaagcattttcttctttgttcctctAACTTAAGTTGAAACAAGTGAAAATAGGACATTTCCATTTAGAATACAAATCCTGTAAGTCACAGAGCAAGttggaaaataataaacaaacaacaaacaccCATGCAGAATAGTCAGGTAGTTTCCAGCTGGCAGATGCAGAAACCAGGAGGGATGAAATTCACTGGGGTCATCATTCAGAGAACTTTCAACCTGAAAACAAACCACTTTAAACTTACATATTCCTGGGTGAAGTCTATGAGGTTTTGCAAATCAATGTCATCCCGATATGCTCTGATGTTGTTGTTTATAAAGAAATACAGCTGGTCTTTGATCCAGTCTTTGAAAACAAATGCTAGAACTCCGGCAGTGAGCtccaggaagaaaataattccCAGGAACACAGAAAACTAAGacaaaagacacatacacagagaacAGTTATAAGGGCTATTTTGATCATATATAGCTAAATGGTTCCTCTCTAAACAGGTTTGTAATTACACTGGATTGTTACACATCTCCAAAGCAGATAATCTTCAGTTTCTGCTGATTCATTAATAGAATATTACACTCCAagaaaggacttttaaaaatcatttcataatCACATTTTAGGGTCTCTAGTGTTCCATTTGATAATTAACCAACAAAGCCCATAAGCAAACATGGATAGTAAGAATTTCTCATTAGACCCACATTAAGGCCTAATTAATTTCTCATGATTAATGTATTGCCAGATGCTTTTAACAATGACCTGCCCCTATCTCTAGTAAGCTTCTGTAACTTGAAAGATAGATTATTCCAATATTTCAAGATCGCCTGTCATTTGTTACTGTGGCCTTGATTCTCTATGCAATATATTCCTTTTATGGATTCAGACaccattttaattctcttttgcACCTGCTATACAGGGTAAAATAACAGATGTGTTCATCTTAGATGAAGGGGTCAAATAGGAAGTAGTGGGGTGGGCAGTGACCGCAAAATGAAAGTTATTTCCcatcataaaaacaaaatgaaaccccTGAGTTGAGGGCTTTCCTGGGAATGCTAGCTGTGCTTGCCTTCCTCTAGGAAGCATGGGCCCCAGCAACATTTTAAGTGACATCAAAATGCAGCCAAGGGGAGACTTCCGCTTAATGTATACAACAAGAGTTTTAAAAGAGGGGCTCAAGACCATGAGGCAATGTGGTAACTGCCCGTAACTCTGGAGAAATTCCCCTTCCATCTAGAAGACTCAGAAGAGTCTCAGCTTAGTCATATCGACTTACTGCTCACGCCCACTGTTTTTTCCACCTCCTACCATCCTGTATTCTTAACCTTCTCAAACTTTGTTGTTAAAATAGATTATGAGAAATGAGCTGTGAAGGACCAGAGGGTACACTGCGGATAAATTTCTGGTGACAACAGCAGAGAGGGTGATATGGGGCCACAACTGCTGGGCAGAGGTCCTGAAGGCCACATGCAGAACAGTGAGCAGCTGAGGAGGCAGGGGCTGCTCAGGTGGTCTGCGGTTCTATCTTCAGCAAGCAGACAAGGAGCTGCCAGCCAAGAGAAAAATGTATTGGGGAGGGGTGCAAAGGAAACAGCAGTTACtcattaaaagaacaaaagacaaaaaacgtttattcattcagcaaacatctaCTGAATGACCCACAATGAGTCAGGCCCTGAGGTAGGTGGGCTTTGCAGAAACAAGGATGAGTAAGAACATACCCCTTGCCTTCAAAGATGTCCCAGTCTTATGTGATTAGGGAGGCTAGGCAGGGAGTGGGTATCTGTAGACATTAGATGTCTGTAGATCTGGCAGTATTTGTCTAGGGTGCCAAGTACTGCTCTGTGAGGGTGGGCACGGGAggaggagtggaaggtggaaataAGTGTTTAGCAAAGTTTTTGGACTCCCAGGTTAAGGCCCCAATTCTAGACCCTCCAGCTCAGCCCTTCAGGTTTCCCTAGAGTTCCTGGTTATATATCCTTCATGAATTCGCCAGAAATGGAATTTAAACAGTTCTTAATTATCATCAGTGATGCCAATAATTTCAGTTTAAACTTTCCCCAAtctagaaaaatgaacagaaaaaa harbors:
- the TSPAN5 gene encoding tetraspanin-5 isoform X7; protein product: MSGKHYKGPEVSCCIKYFIFGFNVIFWFLGITFLGIGLWAWNEKFSVFLGIIFFLELTAGVLAFVFKDWIKDQLYFFINNNIRAYRDDIDLQNLIDFTQEYWQCCGAFGADDWNLNIYFNCTDSNASRERCGVPFSCCTKDPAEDVINTQCGYDARQKPEVDQQIVIYTKGCVPQFEKWLQDNLTIVAGIFIGIALLQIFGICLAQNLVSDIEAVRASW
- the TSPAN5 gene encoding tetraspanin-5 isoform X3 — encoded protein: MDRNNMEFLGITFLGIGLWAWNEKGVLSNISSITDLGGFDPVWLFLVVGGVMFILGFAGCIGALRENTFLLKFFSVFLGIIFFLELTAGVLAFVFKDWIKDQLYFFINNNIRAYRDDIDLQNLIDFTQEYWQCCGAFGADDWNLNIYFNCTDSNASRERCGVPFSCCTKDPAEDVINTQCGYDARQKPEVDQQIVIYTKGCVPQFEKWLQDNLTIVAGIFIGIALLQIFGICLAQNLVSDIEAVRASW
- the TSPAN5 gene encoding tetraspanin-5 isoform X1, which codes for MSGKHYKGPEVSCCIKYFIFGFNVIFWFLGITFLGIGLWAWNEKGVLSNISSITDLGGFDPVWLFLVVGGVMFILGFAGCIGALRENTFLLKFFSVFLGIIFFLELTAGVLAFVFKDWIKDQLYFFINNNIRAYRDDIDLQNLIDFTQEYWQCCGAFGADDWNLNIYFNCTDSNASRERCGVPFSCCTKDPAEDVINTQCGYDARQKPEVDQQIVIYTKGCVPQFEKWLQDNLTIVAGIFIGIALLQIFGICLAQNLVSDIEAVRASW
- the TSPAN5 gene encoding tetraspanin-5 isoform X4: MQFLGITFLGIGLWAWNEKGVLSNISSITDLGGFDPVWLFLVVGGVMFILGFAGCIGALRENTFLLKFFSVFLGIIFFLELTAGVLAFVFKDWIKDQLYFFINNNIRAYRDDIDLQNLIDFTQEYWQCCGAFGADDWNLNIYFNCTDSNASRERCGVPFSCCTKDPAEDVINTQCGYDARQKPEVDQQIVIYTKGCVPQFEKWLQDNLTIVAGIFIGIALLQIFGICLAQNLVSDIEAVRASW
- the TSPAN5 gene encoding tetraspanin-5 isoform X5, producing MFLGITFLGIGLWAWNEKGVLSNISSITDLGGFDPVWLFLVVGGVMFILGFAGCIGALRENTFLLKFFSVFLGIIFFLELTAGVLAFVFKDWIKDQLYFFINNNIRAYRDDIDLQNLIDFTQEYWQCCGAFGADDWNLNIYFNCTDSNASRERCGVPFSCCTKDPAEDVINTQCGYDARQKPEVDQQIVIYTKGCVPQFEKWLQDNLTIVAGIFIGIALLQIFGICLAQNLVSDIEAVRASW
- the TSPAN5 gene encoding tetraspanin-5 isoform X2 translates to MSLHLGPRQCFLGITFLGIGLWAWNEKGVLSNISSITDLGGFDPVWLFLVVGGVMFILGFAGCIGALRENTFLLKFFSVFLGIIFFLELTAGVLAFVFKDWIKDQLYFFINNNIRAYRDDIDLQNLIDFTQEYWQCCGAFGADDWNLNIYFNCTDSNASRERCGVPFSCCTKDPAEDVINTQCGYDARQKPEVDQQIVIYTKGCVPQFEKWLQDNLTIVAGIFIGIALLQIFGICLAQNLVSDIEAVRASW
- the TSPAN5 gene encoding tetraspanin-5 isoform X6 encodes the protein MSGKHYKGPEVSCCIKYFIFGFNVIFWFLGITFLGIGLWAWNEKGVLSNISSITDLGGFDPVWLFLVVGGVMFILGFAGCIGALRENTFLLKFFSVFLGIIFFLELTAGVLAFVFKDWIKDQLYFFINNNIRAYRDDIDLQNLIDFTQEYWQCCGAFGADDWNLNIYFNCTDSNASRERCGVPFSCCTKDPAEDVINTQCGYDARQKPIFGICLAQNLVSDIEAVRASW